The following proteins come from a genomic window of Pseudomonas hygromyciniae:
- a CDS encoding ABC transporter ATP-binding protein, with protein sequence MANLKIKNLQKGFEGFSIIKGIDLQVNDKEFVVFVGPSGCGKSTLLRLIAGLEEVSEGTIELDGRDITEVTPAKRDLAMVFQTYALYPHMSVRKNMSFALDLAGVDRQIVDSKVSEAARILELGPLLERKPKQLSGGQRQRVAIGRAIVRNPKIFLFDEPLSNLDAALRVQMRLELARLHKELQATMIYVTHDQVEAMTLADKVVVLNSGRIEQVGSPLELYHQPANLFVAGFLGTPKMGFLKGKVTGVEGQGCEVQLDAGTLISLPLHSASLSVGSAVTLGIRPEHLELAAPGDTTLTVTADVGERLGSDTFCHVLTASGEPLTMRIRGDMASQYGETLQLHLDPAHCHLFDTDGVAVARPLRAAA encoded by the coding sequence ATGGCCAACCTGAAAATCAAGAATCTGCAAAAAGGCTTCGAAGGTTTCTCCATCATCAAGGGCATCGACCTGCAAGTGAACGACAAGGAGTTCGTGGTCTTTGTCGGGCCTTCGGGCTGTGGCAAGTCCACGCTGCTGCGCCTGATTGCCGGCCTTGAGGAAGTCAGCGAAGGCACCATCGAACTCGATGGCCGCGATATCACCGAGGTGACCCCGGCCAAGCGCGACTTGGCCATGGTGTTCCAGACCTACGCCCTGTACCCGCATATGAGCGTGCGCAAGAACATGTCGTTTGCCCTGGATTTGGCGGGCGTGGACAGGCAGATCGTCGACAGCAAAGTCAGTGAGGCCGCACGTATCCTGGAGTTGGGCCCGCTGCTGGAGCGCAAGCCCAAGCAGTTGTCTGGCGGGCAGCGCCAGCGGGTGGCCATTGGCCGGGCGATCGTGCGCAACCCGAAAATCTTCCTGTTCGACGAGCCGCTGTCCAACCTCGACGCCGCCCTACGCGTGCAAATGCGCCTGGAACTGGCGCGCCTGCATAAAGAACTGCAAGCGACGATGATCTACGTAACCCACGACCAGGTCGAAGCCATGACCCTGGCCGACAAGGTGGTGGTGCTCAACAGTGGGCGCATCGAACAAGTCGGCTCGCCACTGGAGCTGTATCACCAACCAGCCAACCTGTTTGTCGCGGGCTTTTTGGGCACGCCGAAAATGGGCTTTCTCAAGGGCAAGGTCACCGGGGTCGAAGGCCAAGGCTGCGAAGTACAACTGGATGCCGGCACCTTGATCAGCCTGCCGTTGCACAGTGCCAGCTTGAGCGTGGGCAGTGCCGTGACCCTGGGCATTCGCCCCGAGCACCTGGAACTGGCCGCACCGGGCGATACCACCCTCACCGTCACCGCCGACGTTGGCGAGCGCCTGGGCAGCGACACGTTCTGCCATGTGCTCACCGCCAGTGGCGAGCCGCTGACCATGCGGATCCGTGGCGACATGGCCAGCCAGTATGGCGAGACCCTGCAATTGCACCTGGACCCGGCGCACTGCCATCTGTTCGACACCGACGGTGTTGCGGTGGCCCGCCCACTGCGCGCTGCCGCCTGA
- a CDS encoding mannitol dehydrogenase family protein, which translates to MKLNKHNLNVLAPEVRLPTYALADTRQGIAHIGVGGFHRAHQAYYTDALMNTGVGLDWSICGIGLRAEDRKARDDLAGQDYLFTLYELGDTDDTEVRVIGAISDMLLAQDSAQAVIDKLASPEIRIVSLTITEGGYCIDDSNGEFMAHLPQIQHDLAHPTAPQTVFGFICAALSQRRAAGVRAFTVMSCDNLPHNGAVTRKALLAFAALRDADLHDWIQANVSFPNAMVDRITPMTSTAHRLQLHDEHGIDDAWPVVCEPFVQWVLEDKFVNGRPAWEQVGVQFTDDVTPYEEMKIGLLNGSHLALTYLGFLKGYRFVHETMNDPLFVAYMRAYMDLDVTPNLAPVPGIDLDQYKQTLVERFSNQAIADQLERVCSDGSSKFPKFTVPTINRLIAEGRDTERAALVVAAWALYLQGVDENGVRYRIPDPRADFCRALVVDDACVSQRLLSVEEIFGQAIPNSPEFVAAFERCFASLRDKGVAETLKQLLANLH; encoded by the coding sequence ATGAAACTCAATAAACACAACCTCAACGTGTTGGCACCTGAAGTGCGCCTGCCGACCTACGCCCTCGCCGACACGCGCCAGGGCATCGCCCATATCGGCGTCGGCGGTTTCCACCGCGCACACCAGGCCTATTACACCGACGCCCTGATGAACACCGGTGTCGGCCTGGACTGGAGCATCTGCGGCATTGGCCTGCGCGCCGAAGACCGCAAGGCGCGGGATGACCTGGCCGGCCAGGACTATCTGTTCACCCTGTATGAACTGGGCGACACCGACGACACCGAAGTGCGAGTGATCGGCGCCATCAGCGACATGCTCCTGGCGCAGGACAGCGCCCAGGCCGTGATCGACAAACTGGCCAGCCCTGAAATCCGCATCGTGTCGCTGACCATTACCGAGGGCGGCTACTGCATCGACGACAGCAACGGTGAGTTCATGGCCCACCTGCCGCAGATCCAGCATGACCTGGCTCACCCTACCGCGCCGCAGACGGTATTCGGTTTTATCTGCGCAGCCCTGAGCCAGCGCCGTGCTGCAGGTGTGCGGGCTTTTACCGTGATGTCCTGCGATAACCTGCCGCACAACGGTGCTGTGACCCGCAAGGCGCTGCTGGCGTTCGCCGCGTTGCGCGATGCCGATCTGCATGACTGGATTCAGGCCAACGTGAGTTTCCCCAATGCCATGGTCGACCGCATCACGCCCATGACCAGTACCGCCCACCGCCTGCAACTGCATGATGAACACGGCATCGATGATGCCTGGCCGGTGGTGTGCGAACCCTTTGTGCAATGGGTACTGGAAGACAAGTTTGTCAACGGCCGGCCAGCCTGGGAGCAGGTGGGTGTGCAGTTCACCGACGACGTCACACCTTATGAGGAAATGAAGATCGGCTTGCTCAACGGCAGTCACCTGGCCCTGACCTACCTGGGGTTTCTCAAGGGTTACCGGTTTGTCCACGAGACCATGAACGACCCGCTGTTTGTCGCGTATATGCGCGCCTATATGGACCTGGACGTGACCCCCAACCTGGCGCCGGTGCCGGGCATCGATCTGGACCAGTACAAGCAGACCTTGGTGGAGCGCTTCTCCAATCAAGCGATTGCCGATCAACTGGAGCGGGTCTGTTCCGATGGTTCGTCGAAGTTTCCCAAGTTCACCGTACCGACCATCAACCGCCTGATTGCCGAGGGTCGCGACACCGAGCGAGCAGCGCTGGTGGTGGCGGCCTGGGCCTTGTACCTGCAAGGTGTGGACGAGAACGGCGTGCGCTACCGCATCCCCGACCCGCGCGCCGACTTCTGCCGGGCACTGGTGGTGGATGACGCTTGCGTCAGTCAGCGGCTGTTGAGTGTGGAAGAGATTTTTGGCCAGGCGATTCCCAACTCACCTGAGTTTGTGGCAGCGTTTGAGCGGTGTTTTGCCAGTTTGCGTGACAAAGGTGTCGCAGAGACCCTGAAGCAGCTGCTCGCCAACCTTCACTGA